The genomic interval GGAGCACCCCCGATGCGCTTTGCCTCGCACCGGCTGCGGCGCGGCCGGGTTTCGGAAGCCGGCCGCGCCTACCTGGTCACCGCCACAACCCTGCAGCGGCGCCCGGTGTTCGCGGACTGGACCGCCGCTCGCCTGCTGGTGTCGGCTCTGCGCCGCGAAAATGACTGCGGCGCGGCCACGACCCTCGCCTACGTGGCCATGCCGGACCATCTGCACTGGCTCATGCAACTTGGCGAGGGTGTCACCCTGGCCACCGTGGTCGGCCGGGTCAAGAGTGTGGTGGCCCATGCCATGACCGGGCCGATCTGGCAGGCCGGCTTTCACGACCACGCCGTGCGCGCGGACGAGGATCTGGCGCGCATCGCCCGCTATCTGGTGCTGAATCCCGTGCGGGCCGGCTTGGTGCAGCGCGTCGGCGACTACCCGCACTGGGATGCCATCTGGCTGTAAGAAAGCACTTGCAGGAGGCCCATGTGGGAGGCCCGCCTCGGGCCGAATGGGTCGCCACCAAGATTCGCGGCGAGGGCGCCGCTCCCACAGTGGGTGTGGGAGGCCCGCCCTCGGGCCGAATGATTGGCTGAAAGATTCGCTGTTTGTGGGAGGCCCGCCTCGGGCCGAATGATTGGCGACAACCATTCGCGGCGAGGGCGCCGCTCCCACAGGGGCGCCCGCTCCCACAATCCAAATAGCCGCTCCCACAGAGCCGACCGATACCCGCCAGGCCAGACAAAAAAACCCCAGGGATGTCGCCATCCCCGGGGCTTGTTCAGGTCAGCCGGCCTTACGCCGGCCATGCGGTGCGCTTACTTCAGAAGAACTTCTGCAGCGGCGCGCAGGTATTGCCGTAGTGGGTCGCCTTGGCAACATTGCTGTTGGTGGTCGGGTCGTAGTTGATCGGCAGCGCGATGGTGGCTTCCTTCGGGCCGGCCGCCAGCGTGCTCAGCACGGCCGG from Immundisolibacter sp. carries:
- a CDS encoding transposase, which encodes MRFASHRLRRGRVSEAGRAYLVTATTLQRRPVFADWTAARLLVSALRRENDCGAATTLAYVAMPDHLHWLMQLGEGVTLATVVGRVKSVVAHAMTGPIWQAGFHDHAVRADEDLARIARYLVLNPVRAGLVQRVGDYPHWDAIWL